CAGCGGCGATTGCACTAAAATAAGTTAAAAAAAATAACAAACCCAATTCGCTTCTCAGACATCAAAAAACACACAGGTAGAAATGGGCGATTTAATTTCAATTATTCTCTATGTCATTGGCGGGATAAGCTTCTTTTTTGTCGGCATTACCGTCATCGCTTTAACCTACATGCTCAAGCCGCACCAATACGACTCTTTCGTAAAATGGCTCTGTCGCGCATTTTTGCGCACGATGTTCATTCGCGTTGAGACTATCGGAAAGCAAAAAATTGACCCGCAAAAAACTTATATTTTCATGTCCAATCACGTAAATATTTTTGACGCATTTGTTTTGAATGGCTCAATTCCGAACTTTGCTCGCGGCGTGGAATTGGAAAAACATTTCGATTGGCCTATTTGGGGTCATGTCATCACCAAATTTGGCAACATTCCCATCAGCCAGACGAAATTTTTGAGTGCGGCAAAAAGTCTGGAAAAAGCGGAGCAAGCAATCAAAGACGGGACGTCTATCATCATTTTGCCGGAAGGACACAGAACAAGGAACGGCAAATTGCTGCCCTTTATGCGCGGGCCTTTTCTTCTGGCTTTACGCGCCAAAGCCGATATTGTCCCCATGGCGATGATTGGCTCTTTTGAAATAAAAAAAGTAAAGCAGTCCCGCATTCGACCGGGAAAAATTAAAGTGGTATTCGGCGACGCCATTCGCTACGAGGACTTTCACCACCTCAATTCCAAGCAATTGAAAGAACACGTACGACAGGAAATGCAAAAATTAATTGACAGCTTTTCAGCAAAAGATCGGTAAGCATGAAAAAAAACAACAAGAAAATTCACTACATTGACGGCGCTCGACTCAAGAGAGCCATCATCGCCGGCAGTCAAATTGTCTTTCGCAACAAAGAACATTTGAATAAAATAAATGTCTTTCCCGTTCCCGACGGCGATACCGGCACCAACCTGGCGCTGACCATGACGCAAGTCAACGAAGATTTGCAGCAATCTTCGGACAGATCTGTTTCCGATGTTTCCAGAGATCTTGCGGATGCGGCGCTTCGCGGCGCGCAGGGAAATTCCGGAGCAATTTTAGCTCAATTTTTTCACGGATTCGCCGAGGCTGTCGGCGGAAGAGTCAAACTAACAACCAAACATTTTGCCGAAGCTGTCCAGCACGCAAAAAAATCTGCCCGGGAAGCCATGTCCGAACCGCGCGAGGGCACAATCATCACGGTTATTTCCGATTGGGCGAATTCCGTTGAAAATATCGCTCACAAAACAGACGATTTTATTGAATTGCTGAAAAACAGCATGTCCCGCGCCAAGCAGGCGCTGAAAGAAACGCCGCAAAAATTGGACGTCTTAAAAAAAGCCGGCGTTGTTGACGCCGGCGGCCAGGGATTTGTTAATTTGCTGGAAGGAATTATTCACTTTATTGAAAAAGGCAAAATTAAGGATGCGGCACACTATTCTTCCTTTACAAAAAGCGGCGCCGATTCTCCGCGAAATGTCTCTGATGACATTCGCTTCCGCTATTGCACAGAATGTGTCTTCGAAGCGGTCAACACGGATCGTAAAAAATTGCAGCGCATTCTTGCTGATTTCGGCGATTCCATGATCATCGTCGGCGGTCCCAAAAAATTTCGCATTCACATTCATACGAATTATCCGCAAAAAGCATTCAAAACGCTGAACACACTGGGAGTTGTGACTTCCCCCAAAGTGGACGACATGAAAAAACAACATCGGCGGTCATTTTCCAAAAAGAAAATCAAAAAATTCGGCGTGGTTGTTGACTCTTCCTGTGATTTGCCAGAGGACTTTCTCGTGAGTAATGACGTGCATATAATTCCCGTACGCCTGACTTTTGGCGAACAAACTTATCGCGACAAATTTGACATCACACCCGAAGAATTTTACCAAAAGTTAGCTGAAAGCCCATTCCATCCTAAATCATCACAACCTGTTTACAAGGACGTCAAACAAATTTTAGATGAAATTATTCCTGATTATGAGCAGTTGATTGCTATTTTGCTGCCGCGAGCGGTGAGCGGGACTTTTCAGGTCGTCCGGAACGCTGCGAAAAATTACGGCGAGGATAAAATAGTTTGCGTTGATGGAAAAACTATTTCCGGTGCGACAGGATTAATCGTCATGGAAGCGATTGAAGCGATCAAACAGGAACTTCCGCTGGAGCAGATACTGGAAAAAATAAATTACGCGGTGGAAAACACGCACATTTTCATTTCTGTTCCCACGCTCGAATATCTGGTCAAAGGCGGACGTATCAGCGCGTCCAAAGGGCTGCTGGGCAAAATATTGAGATTGAGCCCATTGGTTTCATTCAACAACGAGGGCAAACTTGTTCCTATTGGTAAGGCTTTCGGGGAACAAAATTCACTGAAAAAAATGGTAAAAATGGCTGTGGAAAAAGCCGAAGAATATGAAGAAAGACGCTTCATTGTCGCTCACGCCAACGCACCGGAAAAGGCAAAATGGACAGTAGAACAAATCCGGCGCTTTTTTATGCCGGAAGAACATATTCCTGTTGTGACAGTGACTCCGGCGCTGGGTGTTCACGCCGGGCCTGGCGCAGTAGGTCTCGCTTTTTTAGGTAAAAATAAAAAGTCTTAACTTTCAAAGAAAGGGTTTTTATGCTATCATTGATTGCAATTATTGTGTTGAGCTACCTGGCCGGGTCAATTCCGACGAGCATTATTGCCTCCAAATTATTCCGCGGCATCGACATTCGCGATCACGGCAGCGGAAACGCGGGAGCCACGAACGCCTTTCGCGTGCTCGGCTGGAAAATCGGCTTGCTGGTCGC
This sequence is a window from Calditrichota bacterium. Protein-coding genes within it:
- a CDS encoding DegV family EDD domain-containing protein, encoding MKKNNKKIHYIDGARLKRAIIAGSQIVFRNKEHLNKINVFPVPDGDTGTNLALTMTQVNEDLQQSSDRSVSDVSRDLADAALRGAQGNSGAILAQFFHGFAEAVGGRVKLTTKHFAEAVQHAKKSAREAMSEPREGTIITVISDWANSVENIAHKTDDFIELLKNSMSRAKQALKETPQKLDVLKKAGVVDAGGQGFVNLLEGIIHFIEKGKIKDAAHYSSFTKSGADSPRNVSDDIRFRYCTECVFEAVNTDRKKLQRILADFGDSMIIVGGPKKFRIHIHTNYPQKAFKTLNTLGVVTSPKVDDMKKQHRRSFSKKKIKKFGVVVDSSCDLPEDFLVSNDVHIIPVRLTFGEQTYRDKFDITPEEFYQKLAESPFHPKSSQPVYKDVKQILDEIIPDYEQLIAILLPRAVSGTFQVVRNAAKNYGEDKIVCVDGKTISGATGLIVMEAIEAIKQELPLEQILEKINYAVENTHIFISVPTLEYLVKGGRISASKGLLGKILRLSPLVSFNNEGKLVPIGKAFGEQNSLKKMVKMAVEKAEEYEERRFIVAHANAPEKAKWTVEQIRRFFMPEEHIPVVTVTPALGVHAGPGAVGLAFLGKNKKS
- a CDS encoding 1-acyl-sn-glycerol-3-phosphate acyltransferase, which produces MGDLISIILYVIGGISFFFVGITVIALTYMLKPHQYDSFVKWLCRAFLRTMFIRVETIGKQKIDPQKTYIFMSNHVNIFDAFVLNGSIPNFARGVELEKHFDWPIWGHVITKFGNIPISQTKFLSAAKSLEKAEQAIKDGTSIIILPEGHRTRNGKLLPFMRGPFLLALRAKADIVPMAMIGSFEIKKVKQSRIRPGKIKVVFGDAIRYEDFHHLNSKQLKEHVRQEMQKLIDSFSAKDR